In Suncus etruscus isolate mSunEtr1 chromosome 9, mSunEtr1.pri.cur, whole genome shotgun sequence, the genomic window tgggacttgggtgatgggaatgttgcactggtgatgggtggtgttccttttatgactgaaacccaaacacaatcatgtatgtaatcaaggtgtttaaataaaaaaaaaattaaaaaaaaaaaaaaaaaagaaaatgtttaattttgatCTGGTTTTACCTAGTGGTGGtaagagcttactcctgtatCTCTGTTGAGGGAGAACTCCTGGttggttcaggagatcatatggaagtgctagggaccaaactcaaatcagtcacatgcaaagcaaatgtcctatacACTGTATTAACTGTTCGAGCCCAGAACTCACATTTCAAATTAAATAACACATGCAAAAAATAGTTACATAATAACTTAAGGCTATTGGTATATGTTTCTGATTGTTATGTGTGGgatctttattttttagtagAATTTTAATTATCTATAAAATTGTTCAACAATTCCCATTTCTAATGCAGAAATGGTGACAGCAAGTTTCTGTGTTGTCCCATAATTTCCAGGTTCCCAAATATATTCAAGAATAAAGATATTGAATAATAAGCATACTCAAACTGAGAGAAAGtataaaagtttattggaaaatagAGGAGAAAGGATAAGGAACTCCCTATGTGTGTTAGCATAGAACTAAATTAAATATGGCTTGTTTGGGAAGAGTAGGATAGAAAAAGAATCTTTGTGCAGGCCTTAGAAGTCTCTTTGcattccttagaaagagtgcaaggaTGCAACAAAGTGGTCTGGCTGGTTTGAGTCCTTCAGGTTTGGTCATTTGGTTTAGGCATTACTTAATATATTAGTCTCTCAATGAGCCTAAACTCTGAGGCAAAATTCTATAGTCCTTGGAAATTTTTAACTCAAAGGTTACCAGAAAGAATTCAGGAATTCTCAGGAACATTAAAAACATAGAATAAAAGCATGTGAAAAATGAGACTGCTCACAGCAGCTGACAAGGGGAAAACTAAGACTCTCTTTCACTCCTCAGTCTTGCATAGGAAGTGCACATATTAGttaaatattagtatatatatatatatactcatgttTTACCAAATTTATCTTTACTTATCCTATATGCTTAGTAGTAATAATAGTGAGCTTACTTATCCTAAGAAtaagttaaaatgtaaaataatagacTAATAAGAAAATTGattatatgatttatttaaattattttcctttaaatgtttacatgtttttaaaaaaaggctcGGAAAATTCTGGGATATGTCAACCTTATAAGAGcatataaaaactttatataattccatttctattttaactgaaacattattaaaagaaactcatttacaaaacatttttcaatatttagtatattttattattttaacaacatgtactaatagaagaaaaaaacacaattacTCTATCTTGTATCTGTTTGGTTTTTACTCCATAAATAATGGGGTTTAGCATAGGAGGCACTACCACATAGAGGTTGGCTATAAGGATATGAATATGATGAGGAATTGTTTTGCTCCCAAAGCGATgggcaaaaaatgaaaagaatgctGGAGCATAGAACATAAGTATGACACAGATGTGGGAGCCACATGTGTTAAGGGCTTTAAATCTGGCAGACCAAGAAGGTATTCTAAACACAGTGCAAAGGATCAATGTATAGGAGGTAATGATGAACACAATATCTAGTCCTGTAGACAGTAGAGCAACAGTCAGACCATAAATTATATTAACCTTAATATTGTCACAGGCCAATCTTGCAATACCCATGTGTTCACAGTAAGAGTGAGGAATTATGCTTTTCCCACAATATTTAAGTCTATATACTAGGAAGATGAATGGAAAACAGATCATAAAGCTTCTTGTAACAGCTGCCACACCAATCTTGCCAATGACTGAGGAGGTTAAGATAGTGGTATATCTTAGTGGGTAGCAAATGGCCACATATCGGTCAAAAGCCATTGCCAAGAGAATAGCAGATTCAGCTACAAAGATGAAATGTATGAAGAACATTTGGGATACACAACTACCAAAAGATATATTCATGGATTGGAACCAGAAGATGGCCAGGATCTTAGGGGCTGTGGCTGTGGAAAGAAGAATATCTGCTAAGGCcagcatggaaaggaaaagataCATAGGCTCATGAAGACTGTGCTCAGTCACAATCAGGAAGATCAGGAAGATATTGCCTACGACAGCCACAATGTACATAGAACAGATAGGAATAGCGATCCAGATGTGTAAATCTTCCAATCCTGGGATTCCGGTCAGAACATACCACATATCCTGAGGATTGGTGTAATTATAAAAGGAAGGATCCATTGTATCCAAATATTCCTGACCTAGATTGTTTAGTGAAAGAACATAGGGCTTACAGAGGGAGGATGCAGGAGAAGTGCATTAACTGGAATAATGTTGGATCAGATGCTTTTTTCTCAAGCTATTCTCTGTGAAAGGGCAGTAAAGTAGATTAAGTAGTCTCAAACTGCAGTCTGACTCTTTCCATAGAAGAATTAaatctgtttttttaaaataacaagtaACATGTAATAAGAGTTtagtatttttacatatattatgtaCGTGTATTTAagcttattaaatatttatgagaGTAATAAACCTACCTTTAAAATGCTCCATGATATAGATACAAGTATTATTCGGACAGACTAATTTGAAAACTGATCTTCTCCATCATCAAAATCTGTCTCTAAAATAAAGTTAGATGCAAAAACTCAGCATCACTTTTTTTAGTCATCTGTGTTAATAGTCATTTGTGTCATTCTGTGTTAACAACCTAAAAATTATGCAAACATTGTAAATACGTGGGTAGGTAATAGGATGAACAGtaacaaaaaagaacattaatttCATTGACATACCATGTTGTATTTGTAAGTGGATATATTGAACATGCATTGTATAATAATAATCTActttttaattatagaaaattagATTATATAAATACTATTTACAAGTTCCACTACAGCGGTACATAACAATATTTTTACATAAGGACACAGGAGTGCAAACTCcaatgaaagagagaaatagttatttTATGAGAACTCTGTAAATTTTGGATAGAGGGAGACATTTGTGAAAATACAGGATAGGATATAAATTACGGCAGTTTACatctattaatatatatgtgCACACACATAATCTTAAGTATTTAAACATATTCATAGACAAAGATACAAATTAATATGATTTTAAGTGGCTCCCATACATCCTAATCTCTATCTCATATAATACTCAAACTTGTATTTTGAGTTTGTGTATGAACTAATCTTGATTCCACTCCAGTTCAGTATACTAAACATCACatactatagttttattttatttactttaatgtaTTGTGTTCAATATATAAATCTTCAcgttaaattataaaatatatggagtTCAGATTTTGCAGTTACTCAGAAAATATAATACCAAATGATCATCCCATTAGACTTTTAAATTGACATTTGATTCTTCAATAACACTGGAATAAAATCAtggggtttatttttctttattttgttttagagccacagcCAGCAAagttcagggcttatacctgtctgcattctggaattatgcctggtggggttcagggaccatgtgagatgccaatGATGGAACTCTAGTTggtcacacacaaggcaaataccctacctgcagtactattttTATAGCTCCATATGGTATAATTTAACTGAATAAgtaaattgtttaaatatttaatatctagctgaaattagtcatatttttaaatgacagctTTTGTTTTAGAGGGCAAAATAAACCCCACTAAATTTACAGCATACCTGATACAAATCAATACCATAGCTAATTTTTTAAGCAAAGTGTAATTTTGGGGTGGAATCATTGTGAGTTGGACTTTATAAGAAAATTTGAGATAGGGAAGAGAAGAATATAGGTACGAGActagacagaaatcagaaatggAAAtgggggaattgccctaatttactttcactatgtaccttaaatataactgtgaaagacttgtaattcagatgggtctcaataaaaattattaaaaatataaaataaaataaatggaggtGGGTTGAAGGAAAAAgggttttcagttttgttttaattgtgctGATTGTATTTTTTAGAACACCAAGAATCAGTAGTTTCTATTCTTATAAATAGGCTTTGTTTCAACTTTGGCATTATCACctttatttatataacataaaattaggTTCCtataatatcattatatatttctGTCATAATAATGTGATTTATCTGTTATTTAGTTGTTCTAACTGAATCATAAATAGCTTCACAGAGACTAGTAATAGAAATAGTTGGAATCTAGGATCTAATAGAATTTGATTCacatatttattcattcaaattgtctctatgattatttttaaatgatctaaCTTTAAGTTTAGTCTTTATAAAATACCCATGAATGAACatcaattttaaaaacataaattaaaattttatttaagatgtATGCTTTGTAAAGAAGATATACATTCCATTCTAATAAAGGATTAGATTAATCACTTTCAAAAGCTCCATTAATAAGATTCAAGTTATTATTACTTGAACAAGCTTAATTTTTAGACTTCAGGCTATGATACATCAAAAGTAATGAACTGGTTTAAGTCTCCATAAAAATCAAGTTGTATTTTATTATCTGGCACATGGTTTCAATTGCAATTTTCACCACAAATCtatcatgtaattttatttattttttgttttttgtattgttttgttttaatcataTCTGGTaaagctcaggatttactcttggttctgtgctaacGGATCACTCCTGAATGTACTTAACTTTATGTGGTGACAGATACTTGAACTGGGTTGCTTGAAGGCTTTACCtgcttcaattttttaaatttgtataagGTTAATAATTTCAACATCTTGTTTTGTACTTGAACTTAGAAGTTTCTTTTagctaatatatttaattttttcctatcACTCATATAATATGCCATCTTTGAAGTAtagattaaaaagataaaaataactgaATTTCATCCTATTAATCTGTGTCTAACTCACTAGCTAATAGTTTAAAGTAAATTCCTAAAAAAATGAGcatatttatgaagaaaaatatatttctaaccatagagaatatatattaaacagaacatatacataaatatacataaagagATATATTTATGATAGATAAATTAAGACAAATATACATTTACACATATACATTATCTTAAAATACTAAGATTTTTAACCAGTGATTCTTGCTTTTGAAACTAGAATATAAATTCAAATTGTGTAAGCCTGATATTCAGATCTACAcagtaaaatatatagatatataaatctaATACATGCACATCTTTATATTCTTTGCAAGGGTTCTATTTAATAAAAGAACACAGATATGTTACTATTGCAGAGGAAGTTCAGGGAAAGGAACAATCAATGCATTCTTAGTCAAGCTTGAGATAAATGCAACCTGATTTTCTGACCTAGTTCTTCGGGATTGTTTTTCTACATTGTCAGTGAGTATAAGTCTTATTTACTTACGTTTTCTATTTTCAACCATTTTGAAGATATTTAACTGATtgagcaaattaaaaaataaaacgagCTGTTCAAAAACAAATTCAGGAACTCTGAAACTATCTATATACCCTTTGCCACATCTCTATAGAGTACAAATTTTCTGTCCTCCAGAGAATTGAATATTACTCCTCtcataaaaagtaaaagagacgACCTAGAGATAGTCTTTGGTAAAGGGACCTCAGGGAAAAGCATGCTTGATCTATTTCCATCCACAATTTTAGCATTTTCCCCTTCTGACTAGTACTTtcagatttttagatttttttaatatatatttagcaAATGCCTAgtactaaatatttatttcctttacaTGAAGAACTTGCTATCATACAGTGATATTCAATTAGAGTGAATATGCAAATGAATCACCTGAAAATATATTTGCCAATGCCACAATTGTCAAGCAAGAACAAACATGTTTTATGAgtttatcatatatttattatatatttagctAGAAAATTTAAAACCCCTGATTGAGCTTTTGATGTGAAATATATTATTCTATTCTCTCTaatgtttttatatctttctttttaataatatttttatttaatcaccatgattacaaacatgtttgtagttgagttatagtcattaaaaaataCCCTCCTATAACAGTGCAATATTCTTTTGCAGTGCAGCTGTTTCAGTGGTGatatagttcatttttttttcatttttattttttagtttgtttttttgttttttaaatatctttatttaaacaccttgattacaaacatgattttatttgggttttagtcatataaagaacaccgaccttcaccaatgcaacattctcaacaccaatgtcccaaatctccttccttcccattccacccccgcctgtatttgagacaggctttctacttcccttattcattcacattattatgatagtcaatatagttatttctctaactgcactcattactctttgtggtgagcttcatattgtgagctggactttTCAGCccttatctcttttgtctctgagaattattgcaaaatgtcttttatttttcttaaaacccataaatgaatgaaactattttgtatctatctctcttcctctgactcatttcacttagcataatagattgcatgtacattcatatataggaaaatttcatgacatcatttctcctgatggctgcataataatccattatgcatatgtaccacagtttctttagtcattcatctgatgaagggcatcttggttgtttccagagtctggttattgtaaatagagctacaatgaatatagatgtgagaaagggggttttgtattgtatttttgtgttcctaagatatattcctaggagtggtatagctggataagactggaactcaattttcagttttttgaggaatctccatatcccaccagcaatgaataagagtttctttctctccacatccccaccagcattgcttgttctcattctttgtgatgtgtgccaatctctgtggcatgagaagttacctcatagttgttttgattttcatcttcctgataattagtgatgtgaagcattttttcatgtatcttttgaccatttgtatttcttctttggcaaagtgttcatttcttctcccatttttgaagggattagatctttttttttttgtaaagttctgtacttgtatattttggatattagccccttatctgatggatattaggtgaagaatttctcccattcagtgggtgattcttgtatccttggcactatttcctttgagttgcagaagctattcagcttaatatattcccatctatatATCTCTGCttgcacttgtttggagagttttgttttctccttgaagatgcctttagtctcaattttatggagtattttacctatgtgttgttctatatacctatggtttcaagtctggtatcaaggtctttaatccatttggattttacctttgtacatggtattagctgggggtctgagtttgtttttatgcgagtggctaaccagttgggccaacaccacttgttgaagaagctttctttgcccCATCTAAAATTTCTGCCCACATTGACTTAGCACAGACTCTGCACCTTTGCTGTCAGGGAACTGTAGGACCAAAATAGGGTATGTGATTTCTGGAACACTTTAATTCAGTGTGTCCAGGCATTGTTAATGAAGAAGAATTGTCCTGGTGAGCTGTGCACAAATACCACAAACAAAAGAGTGTGACCACTGGTGACTACTGCAGGCAAATATAAATTACAGCCAAGGTTATATGATGACAAGTCCTCCTAATagcaacaaagggaagaaaatatatttaaataaaaggaaagatatgaGGAGAGTTTGGATAACACTCTATgatgttgatgctcagggcttactcctgactcttcattcaaaaattactccaaagagtgctgaggagaacatttgggatgctggggatcaagccctgcTTGGCTTTATGTAATGCAAACACACTATCCATATATTATAACTCTGACCTTAAAATAAAGATTCCTTTGTCACTACACAATCTTCACAACTATAGAGCTCTTAGAACTACCCAGGTAATGTATTTTTGGCTTCTCATACAGcagtgctttcttttctttctttctttctttctttctttctttctttctttctttctttctttctttctttctttctttctttctttctttctttctttctttctttctttctttctttctttctttctttctttctttctttctttctttctttctttctttctttctttctttctttctttctttctttctttctttctttctttctttctttctttctttctttctttctttctttctttctttctttctttctttctttctttctttctttctttctttctttctttctctctttcactctgtTTCATTTTATTCAGGATAATACTACTCATGTTggttcatgtataggcaaatttaatTACTTAAATTTCCCTAACCGTTGCAAGGattccattgtgtggatgtagtgcagtttctttatttactcatatattcttgggctcttgggttgtttcaagattctgtttattgtgaatagtgctgcaatgagcataggagtACAAAGTCCTTTTCTGAATTGTCTTTGGACCCTTTAAATATACTTGCAGGAGTATTACAGGGCACATGTACTTATGTTTATAAACCCTGGTCGAGAAAACACTGAGTAAGATTAATTTTAAATCGTTATTTTATTTGTCCTAGTGATTATAATTATCaataattcataaaaatgtattttcatattgTTACTACcaacttctttaaaatattcaaatattaactcaataattctgtcctcagcagctgttactctgttggaaagCTTTTTAGTcagatttttatttcacctaccaagatTTTTGTCCTGTTATTTCACTtttaagttttatcatttctacttttatagcCTCTTAATTCTTACTTGTGGATCtttcagttcattccatgctctctctttgagttctatgaacatattccatgtttcttctctgtccttatCTGAGACAAAATAGGTGTAAGGTACTTTTCGGGTCATCAAAGctcccatcttcattctctaaataTTGTggtggcctgcattgtttccccattgtcacacttaaagtgtggtgtttttttttttttttttttttttttttggtttttgggccacaccctgtgacgctcaggggttactcctggctatgcgctcagaagttgctcctggcttcttgggggaccatatgggacgccgggggatcgaaccgcggtccgtcctaggctagcgcaggcaaggcaggcaccttacctccagcgccaccgcccggcccctaaagtgtggtgttttctactgTTGtactggggttcattgactagtaTGTAGCTTCAGAGAGGTTCCTCTGGTTCCACAATTCATGTTGGAATCCTTTCACCTGCATTCTCTGCTGGCTGTAAAGGAGGCTCCACTCTTAGAGGCAATGTGTGTCCGGGCACCACTGGCTGACATACATCttttaacaataaattataaaataatcttttatgaTTTCCCTAGGGTGTTTATAAAAATACCAGCAGGGGGCAGAAGTGCCTTACTTCCTGGCTGTTTAAATAAGACCAAGTGCAAGTCTAGATAAGTAGAACACATGCAGATATAAAAACTTCCTTTTTTAGCTAATGCGTTGCCAAAAGCATGCACAGGGCTAGCCTAGAGAAAGAGTGTTCAAGTGTTCTTGATACATAGACCAGCATTAGAGACAAAATTCCAATAACTGTTGGTCTTCTGTAAGTTGTAAAATGAAAGCTATTgtacattttttaattcttagatactagaaattttagatatttatatttgtagAATGCGCACCAATAATAAAGGCTAATGATTGGAGTCCTCACAGGCATACATTCTTAATAAATTAAAGCATCTCATATTCTTTAATCATACAAATCAAGATAAGTATGCCTTACAGATTAGAGGTGATAATCCTTTGTTCTATTTCACAACAAAATAACTAAGAATGCCAAGAGCCAGTGATTATTACAGGAGGTTTGGTTTGATCGCTCTTTGATATTTTcaattctatctttctctctcattgtctttctgttttgttATCTTTATGAGACTCCTTCAGTAGTGCACAGGGCTTATCTGGGcctagtcctggttctgtgctcaagagttaatgttgaaaatattcaaggaaccatatgcttTGACAGTGACTGAATATGTTTAGTTTCATGTAAGACAAACAAGTTAATTCTTGCTCTATCTACCAGGTTTCACTCTACCTTTGttggataatatttttttttggaaggatGGATAAAATTGGAGTGGGTAATGCTGAAATAAAAGTCAGAaagataaataagacaaatatcagatgatctcataaatacttaaaatatagaaaagataaaaaggaacaaaataaaatcagaaattggTCTCTGACAACAGGACAGGGATTTCTAGAGAAAGAGCATTAATGTTTGTGGGGAGTGAGATCCAATGGTCTGTAGTGGTATATACTGTTACATTACTAACCTGTATTTTTAAGACATATGAAATTACACTCCTAAAACATAGATAACCTAGAAAACAAGcagtgcaaaacataaaaaagtaagagaagaaaggtcaggagaaataagaatataatgttctaaataaaattatgtaaagacACTCTCAGATTAGTTAGTGCTTTGTTCATAAGTACAAAATTATTCTACAAATATGTGAAAGAGTAATTTAGAAAATGTTATTGGTATTTAGACTAATAGAGAATcagagttcaaaatgtaatttttttattttttattggtctGATACtactaaaaaaacaaatattagtaTACATATGTATAGACTTAAACAATAAACCCATACATCTATGGTGACTTTCAAAATGACAAGGGCAATGTTAAAGAACAATACAGAATAATAGATGAATTCAtagattatatttagaaaatcaatactactttaaaagttatattactattaatttcatatgcaaaacaaattcCGAGTGGAGTACAAATCGAAAGTAATTTAATAAAGGTTGTCAATTttctaaaatagataaaaattttaatctttgtgttaaattaaaaataaataaaattctaatggaCAGCAATAACTCAAATTGTTGCCTAGGCCCACCTTAGATCCtaataccacatggttccctgagaaacTCAATGAGAAGCTCCCTAAGAACAGAGAGTAGCCTGCAATATTGCTACATCTTATCCTtaagccaaacaaaaaaaaaaactttaaggttCTTTAAATCTGGGACGCTCAAAGGACTGGAATAAAGCCCTGAA contains:
- the LOC126018197 gene encoding olfactory receptor 52Z1P-like, with product MDPSFYNYTNPQDMWYVLTGIPGLEDLHIWIAIPICSMYIVAVVGNIFLIFLIVTEHSLHEPMYLFLSMLALADILLSTATAPKILAIFWFQSMNISFGSCVSQMFFIHFIFVAESAILLAMAFDRYVAICYPLRYTTILTSSVIGKIGVAAVTRSFMICFPFIFLVYRLKYCGKSIIPHSYCEHMGIARLACDNIKVNIIYGLTVALLSTGLDIVFIITSYTLILCTVFRIPSWSARFKALNTCGSHICVILMFYAPAFFSFFAHRFGSKTIPHHIHILIANLYVVVPPMLNPIIYGVKTKQIQDRVIVFFSSISTCC